From a region of the Acomys russatus chromosome 4, mAcoRus1.1, whole genome shotgun sequence genome:
- the LOC127188437 gene encoding LOW QUALITY PROTEIN: small cell adhesion glycoprotein-like (The sequence of the model RefSeq protein was modified relative to this genomic sequence to represent the inferred CDS: inserted 1 base in 1 codon; substituted 1 base at 1 genomic stop codon) translates to MDSLPATSSPPAEXMTMPXFQAPETLPLQAEKASTAFTVVVITLGLFTLFSVMTLIFFYLHKNKGSYVTYNPAERKASGTLQMESGSAKGREKGSASSDDPQRLIL, encoded by the exons ATGGACAGTCTACCGGCTACATCTTCTCCTCCTGCAGAGTAGATGACCATGC GTTTTCAGGCCCCTGAGACCCTGCCCCTACAAGCTGAAAAAGCCAGCACAGCATTCACTGTAGTTGTTATCACCTTGGGGCTCTTCACTCTGTTCTCAGTGATGACCTTGATCTTCTTTTACCTGCACAAAAACAAAGGCAGCTACGTCACCTACAACCCAGCAGAAAGGAAGGCCAGTGGCACCCTCCAGATGGAGAGTGGCTCAGCCAagggcagggagaagggaagtgCTTCATCTGATGATCCCCAGAGGCTGATTCTGTAG